In Streptomyces sp. SN-593, a single genomic region encodes these proteins:
- a CDS encoding phage tail assembly chaperone: protein MTLSRQAIIDAPDAVIEKVPVPEWGDDLYIKALSGIERDDFEASVRRNGVMVFTNYRAKLLVRVLVNENGTRIFSDQDARALGKKNAKIISRLFDKASELSGMSDDEETEGNSEEETASETAAGSDSPSNSPAPSPAPETNSFAASAAAS, encoded by the coding sequence ATGACCCTGTCCCGTCAGGCCATCATCGACGCCCCCGACGCCGTGATCGAGAAGGTCCCCGTCCCCGAGTGGGGCGACGACCTCTACATCAAGGCCCTGTCCGGGATCGAGCGCGACGACTTCGAGGCGTCGGTGCGCCGCAACGGCGTGATGGTCTTCACCAACTACCGGGCCAAGCTGCTGGTGCGCGTGCTGGTCAACGAGAACGGCACCCGCATCTTCAGCGACCAGGACGCCCGGGCCCTCGGCAAGAAGAACGCCAAGATCATCAGCAGGCTGTTCGACAAGGCCAGCGAGCTGTCCGGCATGAGCGACGACGAGGAGACGGAGGGAAACTCCGAGGAGGAGACGGCGTCGGAGACGGCGGCTGGCTCCGATTCACCCTCGAACTCGCCCGCACCCTCTCCCGCACCCGAGACGAACTCCTTCGCAGCATCAGCAGCCGCGAGCTGA